A region of Lycium barbarum isolate Lr01 chromosome 1, ASM1917538v2, whole genome shotgun sequence DNA encodes the following proteins:
- the LOC132606348 gene encoding transcription factor bHLH118-like has protein sequence MDNFHSMFPFQQDEDNELLFPQPCTNPINFIYQQDLVNDFAPFNSLELGDNNLAFNNNKNDSNNNNNNQRGNKLRKPSASSLHVEKEKGTNGNKEKKVIHREVERQRRQEMATLYASLRQQLPLENIKGKRSTSDHILEAANYIEHLQKNVKNLEEKRENLKKESSLRNLGYPKSGSSSTSDSSPAIVRVKECLDGMEILVNCGLNNEGFRLSRVLEVLLQEGLSIVNCSCTKTNTTSALHTIRTEATDQPRINVDVIQQKLADIIHGDTSFK, from the exons ATGGATAATTTCCATTCAATGTTTCCTTTTCAACAAGATGAGGATAATGAGCTCCTTTTTCCACAGCCATGTACCAACCCGATTAATTTCATATACCAACAAGATCTGGTAAACGATTTTGCTCCGTTTAATTCATTGGAGTTGGGCGACAACAACCTTGCatttaacaacaacaagaacgacagcaacaacaacaacaataatcagaGAGGCAATAAGCTACGAAAACCGTCAGCTTCTTCTCTCCATGTAGAGAAAGAGAAAGGTACTAATGGCAATAAAGAGAAGAAAGTGATACATAGAGAAGTTGAACGACAAAGAAGACAAGAAATGGCTACTCTTTATGCTTCTCTTCGCCAACAGCTTCCCCTTGAAAATATTAAG GGAAAGCGTTCCACATCCGACCACATACTTGAGGCGGCGAATTATATAGAACACTTGCAGAAAAATGttaagaatttggaagaaaagagagaaaatttaaagaaagaGTCAAGTTTAAGAAATCTTGGATATCCCAAAAGTGGAAGCTCATCAACTAGTGACTCCTCACCGGCGATTGTGAGAGTGAAGGAATGTTTGGATGGCATGGAAATTTTGGTTAATTGTGGTCTCAACAATGAAGGGTTTCGTCTTTCTAGGGTTCTTGAAGTGTTACTTCAAGAGGGGCTTAGCATTGTGAACTGCAGCTGCACCAAAACAAATACTACAAGTGCACTTCACACTATTCGAACTGAG GCCACTGATCAGCCAAGGATTAATGTGGATGTGATCCAACAAAAACTCGCAGATATTATTCATGGTGATACAAGTTTCAAGTGA